A part of Gemmatimonas groenlandica genomic DNA contains:
- a CDS encoding alpha-hydroxy acid oxidase, which translates to MSAIWGMSIDPSRRHFLTFLAGSPLLAAAGLDESVFSRLLQASDGPRTRLDDTALQLAQQIRTAGEALDVFDFEPVAKQNIPVAHWGYLATGTDDDATIQANRQGFDRWAMRPRRLIDVSRLDTSVSWFGTKYPTPIIVNPLGSQKAFNPLGEIATARAAKTKDHLMVLSTVATTSIEDAIEARGGPVWFQLYHQSDWAVTKQMVKRVEKAGAPAIAFTVDLLGGSNRETMIREARKDTRTCTKCHLGGAPLPGVSGRVDDRDNRRKPNLVGYQKATPIPEVGTPTWEFIDRLKQSTSMKVLIKGIVTAEDADLAVKHGVDGLFVSNHGGRAENSHRATITSLPEVLLGTERRIPVICDGGFRRGTDVFKAMALGATSIGIGRPYIWGLGAFGQEGVEAVLGLLRKEFEVAMKQSGTRSLADITLKHITPA; encoded by the coding sequence ATGAGTGCCATTTGGGGCATGTCCATCGACCCCTCTCGCCGTCATTTCCTTACGTTTCTGGCGGGCAGTCCGCTGTTGGCTGCCGCCGGTCTCGACGAATCGGTGTTCTCACGCCTGCTGCAGGCCAGCGACGGACCGCGAACTCGCCTGGACGACACGGCTCTTCAGCTGGCGCAGCAGATCCGCACCGCCGGCGAAGCGCTGGATGTTTTCGACTTCGAGCCGGTCGCCAAGCAGAACATTCCAGTGGCCCATTGGGGCTATCTCGCGACCGGCACGGACGACGACGCCACCATCCAAGCCAACCGCCAGGGCTTCGATCGTTGGGCGATGCGTCCTCGCCGCCTGATCGACGTGAGTCGGCTCGATACCAGCGTGTCGTGGTTCGGCACCAAGTACCCCACGCCGATCATCGTCAACCCGCTGGGCAGCCAGAAGGCCTTTAATCCGCTCGGCGAAATCGCCACGGCCCGCGCGGCCAAGACGAAAGATCACCTCATGGTACTCTCCACGGTGGCCACGACGTCGATCGAAGACGCCATCGAGGCGCGCGGTGGACCGGTGTGGTTTCAGCTGTATCACCAATCCGACTGGGCGGTTACCAAGCAGATGGTGAAGCGCGTGGAGAAGGCGGGCGCCCCGGCGATCGCGTTCACGGTCGATCTGCTGGGTGGCAGTAATCGCGAAACCATGATCCGCGAAGCGCGCAAGGACACGCGGACCTGCACCAAGTGCCATCTGGGCGGGGCACCGCTCCCCGGTGTAAGCGGACGCGTGGACGATCGCGACAACCGACGTAAGCCGAATCTCGTGGGCTATCAGAAAGCCACGCCGATCCCGGAGGTGGGCACGCCCACCTGGGAGTTCATCGATCGCCTCAAGCAGTCGACCAGCATGAAGGTCCTGATCAAAGGCATCGTGACCGCCGAAGATGCCGATCTCGCGGTGAAGCACGGCGTGGACGGACTGTTCGTGTCGAATCACGGCGGTCGCGCCGAGAACTCGCATCGCGCGACGATCACGTCGCTGCCGGAGGTGCTGCTCGGCACCGAACGTCGCATCCCCGTGATCTGCGACGGCGGATTCCGCCGCGGCACCGATGTGTTCAAGGCCATGGCACTCGGCGCCACGTCCATCGGTATTGGCCGTCCCTACATCTGGGGCCTTGGCGCCTTCGGGCAGGAAGGCGTGGAAGCCGTACTCGGCTTGTTGCGCAAGGAATTCGAAGTCGCCATGAAGCAGAGCGGCACCCGATCACTCGCCGACATTACGCTCAAGCACATCACACCGGCATAA
- a CDS encoding nitroreductase family protein — MNVFDAIAARRSVRKFTDRTPTQAELEQLLQAAVLAPNHRLTNPWRFYVLGPEARAAYGLALGNRKAKKATDEAHAETIRRNTSDEHRAQPCMLLVAMVQNENAEIREEDYASTMMATQNICLAATAIGLGTHIRSGAIMDDPAARAAGGVPEGERIIAVLTVGEPLETPEAKVRRAVAEVTQWRD, encoded by the coding sequence ATGAACGTTTTCGACGCCATCGCCGCCCGCCGCTCCGTCCGCAAGTTCACCGATCGCACGCCCACGCAGGCGGAGCTGGAGCAGCTGCTGCAGGCGGCCGTGCTGGCGCCGAACCACCGCCTCACGAATCCGTGGCGCTTCTACGTGCTTGGCCCTGAGGCGCGGGCAGCCTACGGCCTGGCGCTGGGCAACCGCAAGGCGAAGAAGGCGACCGACGAGGCGCACGCCGAGACGATCCGTCGCAACACGAGCGACGAGCATCGCGCGCAGCCGTGCATGCTGTTGGTGGCGATGGTGCAGAACGAGAACGCCGAAATTCGCGAAGAAGACTACGCGTCGACGATGATGGCCACGCAGAACATCTGTCTGGCAGCGACCGCGATTGGACTCGGCACGCACATCCGTTCCGGCGCGATCATGGACGATCCGGCCGCACGCGCTGCGGGTGGTGTGCCCGAAGGCGAGAGGATCATCGCCGTGCTGACGGTCGGTGAGCCGCTGGAAACGCCCGAGGCCAAGGTGCGTCGCGCGGTGGCGGAAGTCACGCAGTGGCGCGACTGA
- a CDS encoding carbohydrate binding family 9 domain-containing protein, translating to MPFSSTRRNPALRTSATAFLTAVALATVAPTASAQATPPATTPIRLDAAVADSFARAARARPRPSFSALRVTTAPTIDGKLDEAMWSEGTPIRDFVQRELNEGVPASERTEVRLATDGVNLYIGARMYDREPHLIVPGEKIRDVQLANSDHIAFVFDTYHDHQNGFVFATTPAGVEYDGQVIREGEGGGAQVAGQNRTQAGGLGGFNVNWDASWTVATTVDSLGWTAEFRIPFSTLRYQSGSAEQTWGMNVSRNIRRKNEELYWSFIPRQFNLYRLSIAGTLANLTLPVRRIRTVTPYVLTSSQERWTSGIKQDSKRPTEFGGEIKYGVTPSLTLDLTVNTDFAQVEVDDQRVNLTRFPVFFPEKRPFFLENAGVFSAGTPQAVDLFFTRRIGISNNGTPQSILGGGRLSGRVGGTTVGLLQMMTDAPDAQNSGQSFTVGRATRELSARSRVGAMVVQRMATDDGGDVNRTFAVDSRIGLGQRWTSDLWAARTTTRDLDGDANAFSGRIAYQTNVWNHNARIAQIGEAFNPEVGFMSRPGGYRAYDMSLMRLVRKPEWAWFRQWNPHVSYRSAYGLNDGFYQSGYWHIDLTEIELANSTKFGPEYNISHEGLQAPFTIAPGVVIPAGQYDWGTFGWDYTTDPSENLSATGRFDVGQFWTGRRSGGSGTITLRRGATFSGSFTADYNDVRLPQGGFVSSLEAVRLNYFFSPRVFVQTLTQYNNQQKVFSANVRFGWLNTAGTGLFIVLNDGRAANSFFDLGAPQQRSVFLKFTRQFGTGG from the coding sequence TTGCCTTTCTCGTCCACGCGGCGAAACCCCGCGCTTCGCACGTCCGCGACCGCGTTCCTTACCGCGGTCGCCCTCGCCACGGTCGCTCCGACGGCGTCTGCGCAGGCGACCCCACCGGCGACCACGCCGATACGCCTCGATGCCGCCGTGGCCGACTCGTTCGCCCGTGCGGCCCGCGCCCGTCCGCGGCCCTCATTCAGCGCGCTGCGCGTGACCACCGCGCCGACGATCGACGGCAAGCTCGATGAAGCGATGTGGTCGGAGGGAACGCCCATTCGCGATTTCGTGCAGCGTGAACTGAACGAAGGCGTTCCCGCGTCCGAACGGACCGAAGTCCGCCTCGCGACCGACGGCGTGAATCTCTACATCGGCGCGCGCATGTACGACCGCGAGCCGCATCTGATCGTGCCCGGCGAGAAGATTCGCGACGTGCAGCTCGCCAACAGCGATCATATCGCGTTCGTGTTCGACACCTACCACGATCACCAGAATGGCTTCGTGTTTGCCACCACACCGGCCGGTGTGGAATACGACGGACAGGTGATTCGCGAGGGCGAAGGCGGCGGCGCGCAGGTCGCGGGCCAGAATCGGACGCAGGCCGGCGGGTTGGGCGGCTTCAACGTGAACTGGGACGCCAGCTGGACGGTGGCCACCACGGTCGACTCGCTTGGCTGGACGGCGGAGTTCCGTATTCCGTTCTCGACGTTGCGGTATCAGTCTGGAAGTGCCGAACAGACATGGGGCATGAATGTCTCGCGTAACATTCGTCGCAAGAACGAGGAGCTGTACTGGTCGTTCATTCCGCGGCAATTCAACCTCTATCGACTCTCGATCGCGGGCACTCTTGCCAATCTCACGCTGCCGGTGCGGCGCATCCGCACGGTCACGCCGTATGTGCTCACGTCGTCACAGGAGCGGTGGACCAGCGGGATCAAGCAGGACAGCAAGCGTCCCACGGAATTCGGTGGTGAAATCAAGTACGGCGTCACACCGTCGCTCACGCTCGATCTCACGGTCAATACGGACTTCGCGCAGGTCGAGGTGGACGATCAGCGGGTGAATCTCACGCGCTTCCCTGTGTTCTTTCCGGAGAAGCGTCCGTTCTTCCTCGAGAATGCCGGCGTGTTCTCGGCCGGTACGCCGCAGGCGGTCGATCTGTTCTTCACGCGCCGCATCGGTATCTCCAACAACGGAACGCCGCAGTCCATTCTGGGCGGCGGTCGTTTGTCGGGACGCGTGGGTGGCACCACGGTGGGGCTGCTGCAGATGATGACCGACGCGCCCGATGCCCAGAATTCCGGTCAGTCGTTCACAGTGGGACGCGCGACGCGCGAGCTCTCGGCGCGCTCGCGCGTTGGCGCCATGGTGGTGCAGCGCATGGCCACCGATGACGGCGGCGACGTGAACCGCACGTTCGCGGTGGACAGCCGCATCGGACTCGGCCAGCGGTGGACCAGTGACCTCTGGGCGGCGCGTACGACCACGCGCGATCTCGACGGCGACGCCAACGCGTTTAGTGGACGCATCGCGTATCAGACGAACGTCTGGAATCACAACGCGCGCATCGCACAGATCGGCGAAGCGTTCAATCCGGAAGTGGGCTTCATGAGCCGACCGGGCGGCTACCGCGCCTACGATATGTCGCTCATGCGGCTGGTGCGCAAGCCGGAGTGGGCGTGGTTCCGGCAGTGGAATCCGCACGTGAGCTACCGCAGCGCCTACGGCCTCAACGATGGTTTCTACCAGTCGGGGTACTGGCACATCGATCTCACCGAGATCGAGTTGGCGAACAGCACGAAGTTCGGCCCCGAGTACAACATCTCGCATGAAGGCCTGCAAGCGCCGTTCACGATCGCTCCGGGTGTGGTGATTCCCGCCGGTCAGTACGACTGGGGCACTTTCGGCTGGGACTATACCACCGACCCGAGCGAAAACCTGTCCGCCACGGGCCGCTTTGACGTCGGTCAGTTCTGGACGGGTCGCCGAAGCGGCGGCAGTGGTACGATCACGCTGCGTCGTGGCGCCACGTTCTCCGGGTCATTCACCGCCGACTACAACGATGTGCGGCTGCCTCAGGGCGGCTTCGTCAGTTCACTCGAAGCGGTCCGTCTGAATTACTTCTTCTCGCCGCGCGTGTTCGTGCAGACGCTGACGCAGTACAACAACCAGCAGAAGGTCTTCTCCGCCAACGTCCGCTTCGGTTGGCTGAACACCGCTGGCACTGGCCTGTTCATCGTGCTGAATGATGGTCGCGCGGCGAACAGCTTCTTCGACCTCGGCGCACCGCAACAGCGCTCGGTGTTCCTGAAGTTCACGCGCCAGTTCGGGACTGGCGGCTGA
- a CDS encoding protochlorophyllide reductase: MASSPSRVPLVPTAIVTGASSGVGLYATKSLIDRGWHVVMACRDLAKASRVAGSLGLNPALFTVSHLDLGVQDSVRAFVAEFLASGRDLDALVNNAAVYKPRLTEPARSLEGYELSVATNHLGHFLLSRLLMAKLQQAASPRLITLGTVTANAEEFGGKVPIPAPADLGELEGLEQGFRTPVAMIDGKPFKPGKAYKDSKLCNMIISRELHRRYHERTGIVFNTLYPGCVADTALFRDTPPAFQRIFPWFQKHITKGYVTQELSGDRVAQVVADDAFAQSGVHWSWGNRQNGRTAFAQPLAAKAQHVARAARLWTLSEQMVGLPPSD; the protein is encoded by the coding sequence ATCGCGTCTTCTCCCTCCCGCGTACCTCTTGTGCCAACTGCTATCGTCACCGGCGCCTCCTCGGGTGTCGGCCTCTACGCCACCAAATCCCTGATCGACCGCGGCTGGCACGTGGTCATGGCGTGCCGCGATCTCGCCAAGGCATCACGTGTCGCCGGCTCGCTCGGCCTGAATCCAGCGCTTTTTACCGTCAGTCACCTCGATCTCGGCGTGCAGGACAGCGTGCGGGCGTTCGTGGCCGAGTTCCTGGCATCGGGACGCGATCTTGATGCGTTGGTGAACAATGCCGCCGTGTACAAACCGCGCCTGACGGAACCGGCCCGTTCACTTGAAGGGTATGAGTTGAGTGTCGCGACGAATCACCTTGGCCACTTTCTCCTGAGCCGCCTGCTGATGGCCAAGCTGCAGCAGGCCGCCTCGCCGCGGTTGATCACGCTGGGCACGGTCACGGCGAATGCGGAGGAGTTCGGCGGGAAAGTCCCTATTCCGGCGCCGGCCGACCTCGGCGAACTCGAGGGACTCGAGCAAGGGTTCCGCACGCCGGTGGCGATGATCGATGGCAAGCCGTTCAAGCCGGGCAAGGCGTACAAGGATAGCAAGCTGTGCAACATGATCATCAGCCGCGAGCTGCATCGACGGTATCATGAGCGCACGGGTATCGTGTTCAACACGCTCTACCCTGGGTGCGTAGCGGATACGGCCCTGTTTCGCGACACACCGCCGGCGTTCCAGCGCATCTTTCCGTGGTTCCAGAAGCACATCACCAAAGGCTACGTGACGCAGGAGTTGTCGGGTGACCGCGTCGCGCAGGTTGTGGCCGACGACGCGTTCGCGCAAAGCGGGGTGCATTGGAGCTGGGGCAATAGACAGAACGGCCGCACCGCGTTCGCGCAGCCGTTGGCCGCCAAAGCACAGCACGTAGCGCGCGCCGCGCGACTCTGGACCCTGAGTGAGCAGATGGTCGGACTCCCACCGAGCGACTGA
- a CDS encoding DUF4159 domain-containing protein, translated as MIEPNVPYDGRYTFVRLRYTQGYRMAWSADYPQMERNFMTILGDLSTLRLHKKVSNVHVLDDPALNHYPVAYLTEPGYWIPTEQEAEALRRWIQKGGFLIVDDFYFDRQWEVFEKAMLSVLPNARIVPMDVSHLIFNSFFHIKTLVGMTHPATPLAKAEYLGIYEDNDPSKRLQVIINYNNDIGDYMEWSGEGWYPVNFSNDAYKFATNYVVYGLTH; from the coding sequence ATGATCGAGCCGAACGTGCCGTACGACGGTCGCTACACGTTCGTACGGCTGCGCTACACCCAGGGATACCGCATGGCCTGGAGTGCGGACTATCCGCAGATGGAGCGCAACTTCATGACGATTTTGGGCGATCTCTCCACACTGCGGCTCCACAAGAAAGTCAGCAACGTGCATGTGCTGGACGATCCCGCGCTCAATCACTACCCGGTCGCGTATCTCACGGAGCCAGGCTACTGGATTCCCACGGAGCAGGAAGCCGAAGCGCTGCGTCGCTGGATTCAGAAAGGCGGATTTCTGATCGTCGACGATTTCTACTTCGACCGCCAGTGGGAGGTGTTCGAGAAGGCGATGCTGTCGGTGCTGCCCAATGCGCGCATCGTACCGATGGACGTATCGCATCTGATCTTCAATTCGTTCTTTCACATCAAGACGCTGGTCGGGATGACCCACCCTGCCACGCCGCTGGCCAAGGCCGAGTACCTCGGTATCTACGAGGACAACGACCCGAGCAAGCGGCTGCAGGTGATCATCAACTACAACAACGACATCGGCGACTACATGGAGTGGTCGGGCGAAGGCTGGTATCCCGTGAACTTCTCCAACGACGCGTACAAGTTCGCCACGAACTACGTGGTGTACGGGCTGACGCACTGA
- a CDS encoding serine/threonine-protein kinase — translation MANVPLTPERLARMQECFERALELEDSALAAYLRDLQTEDADLAMRLRGLLDAHAQTGSGFESPVSLEFPEDEGVDSWIGRTVGVYEITRRIGVGGMGAVYAAARNDDQFRKRVAIKLLRAQTVSESAVRRFRRERQILATLEHPHIAALLDGGVTGDGHPFFAMEYVEGEPLTTYCDTRALSITERLELFRQVCSAVQFAHQSLVVHRDLKPANILVNADGQVKLLDFGIASLLPSALDGAEEETLTRAGARALTPGYASPEQLLGLPIGTRSDVYSLGVVLYELLCGKRPFQSRSGDAVPARPSGAITAERLTQLSERSSDRARMRVAGDLDAIVLKALRTEPERRYGSAEELSADINNHLTGRPVSARPDSMGYRVGKFVRRRRAESVAVALTLVSIVGGSVVAIRQERAANRERVRAEAEGKRAAEVTAFLTTMLGAANPGAFGRDVKVREVLDSASISANALARQPALESEIRMIIGGTYLALGEFPLAEAQYRLAVHAQQRRGSAGGRGEALALSQLSMAKEFQGQFAAADTLLRAADTLFTRHGFVDDEQRISHLDARARILSSIGDTKGAEPIFIEALALQRRQVPANDSSIAASYTNLAVVQSDLGNNRSAETLMVAAVAAARRAYGTSHPHVAAILSPLASIQERAGLPARAESTYRETIAMRRALLGDDHPDLAWTMHNFADFLMTKERYAESVAWSRQVLAMRGKSMKDEHPLIPASMSVLGRSLDGLDSLDAGERWLRESLAIRKSVYPPGHFLIASSEGQVGAHLALRGRYASAESMLLKSEQQLVAARGDGAPIVVDARTRLVKLYQRWGKPDSVRVWQERMARSAKGS, via the coding sequence ATGGCGAACGTCCCACTCACCCCCGAGCGGTTGGCGCGCATGCAAGAGTGCTTCGAGCGCGCACTGGAGCTCGAGGACAGCGCGCTCGCTGCGTATCTGCGCGACCTGCAGACCGAAGACGCCGACCTCGCGATGCGCCTGCGCGGGCTCCTCGATGCGCACGCACAAACGGGCAGCGGCTTCGAGAGTCCGGTATCGCTGGAGTTCCCGGAGGACGAAGGGGTCGATTCATGGATTGGACGCACCGTGGGCGTGTACGAGATCACGCGCCGTATCGGTGTCGGTGGCATGGGCGCCGTGTACGCGGCGGCGCGCAACGACGATCAGTTCCGCAAGCGCGTGGCCATCAAGTTGCTGCGCGCGCAGACGGTGAGCGAGTCGGCCGTGCGGCGATTTCGGCGGGAACGACAGATCCTCGCTACACTCGAACATCCGCATATCGCCGCGCTGCTCGACGGCGGCGTGACGGGTGATGGCCATCCGTTCTTCGCGATGGAGTATGTCGAAGGCGAACCGCTCACCACCTACTGCGATACCCGCGCGCTCTCGATCACCGAACGTCTCGAGCTGTTCCGTCAGGTGTGCTCGGCGGTGCAGTTCGCGCACCAGAGTCTTGTCGTCCATCGCGATCTGAAGCCCGCGAACATCCTCGTCAATGCCGACGGTCAGGTAAAACTGCTCGATTTCGGCATCGCGTCGCTCCTACCATCGGCGCTTGACGGTGCAGAGGAGGAGACGCTCACGCGCGCCGGCGCCCGCGCCCTCACACCAGGCTATGCCTCGCCCGAGCAGCTGCTCGGCCTCCCCATTGGCACGCGCTCCGATGTGTACTCGCTCGGCGTGGTGCTGTACGAACTGCTCTGCGGCAAGCGACCGTTCCAGTCACGAAGCGGCGACGCAGTTCCGGCGCGACCCAGCGGTGCGATCACCGCCGAGCGTCTCACGCAACTCTCCGAGCGGTCCAGTGACCGCGCACGGATGCGCGTCGCCGGTGATCTCGACGCGATCGTGCTGAAAGCGCTGCGCACCGAGCCCGAACGTCGTTACGGATCCGCTGAAGAACTGTCGGCCGACATCAACAATCATCTCACCGGTCGTCCGGTCTCCGCGCGGCCGGATAGCATGGGCTACCGCGTCGGCAAGTTCGTTCGTCGCCGTCGTGCAGAGTCGGTGGCGGTCGCGCTTACACTGGTCTCGATCGTGGGTGGTAGTGTCGTCGCCATCCGTCAGGAACGCGCTGCCAATCGTGAGCGCGTTCGTGCCGAGGCCGAAGGCAAGCGCGCCGCCGAAGTCACGGCATTTCTTACTACGATGCTCGGCGCGGCCAACCCCGGCGCCTTTGGTCGTGACGTAAAAGTGCGCGAGGTGCTCGACTCGGCCTCGATCTCGGCCAATGCCCTCGCGCGTCAGCCGGCGCTGGAGTCGGAGATCCGCATGATCATTGGCGGTACCTATCTCGCGCTCGGCGAGTTTCCCCTTGCAGAGGCACAGTACCGACTCGCGGTGCATGCGCAGCAGCGGCGCGGCAGCGCCGGAGGGCGCGGCGAAGCACTCGCCCTCTCGCAGCTCAGCATGGCGAAGGAGTTTCAGGGGCAGTTCGCCGCTGCGGACACGCTGCTGCGTGCGGCCGATACGCTCTTCACACGTCACGGTTTTGTCGATGACGAGCAGCGCATCAGTCATCTCGATGCACGGGCGCGCATTCTGAGTAGCATCGGCGATACCAAGGGTGCTGAGCCCATCTTCATCGAGGCGTTGGCACTGCAACGTCGTCAGGTGCCGGCCAACGACTCGTCCATCGCGGCGTCGTATACCAACCTCGCGGTGGTACAGAGCGACCTTGGCAACAACCGGTCGGCGGAAACGCTGATGGTGGCGGCCGTGGCGGCAGCACGTCGTGCGTATGGCACCTCGCATCCGCATGTGGCCGCCATTCTGTCGCCGCTGGCGAGCATCCAGGAGCGGGCGGGCCTACCGGCGCGCGCCGAGTCGACCTACCGAGAAACCATCGCCATGCGACGGGCGCTGCTTGGCGACGACCATCCCGACCTGGCGTGGACGATGCATAACTTCGCCGACTTTCTGATGACGAAGGAGCGGTACGCCGAGAGCGTGGCGTGGTCACGTCAGGTGCTCGCGATGCGGGGGAAGTCGATGAAGGACGAGCATCCGCTCATTCCTGCGTCGATGAGTGTGTTGGGCCGTTCGCTCGACGGCCTCGACTCGCTCGACGCTGGCGAGCGGTGGCTTCGCGAGAGTCTGGCCATCAGAAAGTCCGTATATCCGCCGGGGCATTTTCTCATCGCGTCGAGCGAGGGACAGGTCGGTGCGCATCTGGCGCTTCGTGGCCGCTACGCGAGCGCGGAGTCGATGCTGCTGAAGAGTGAGCAGCAGCTCGTGGCGGCGCGCGGCGATGGCGCGCCGATCGTGGTGGATGCGCGCACGCGCCTGGTGAAGCTGTACCAGCGCTGGGGGAAGCCCGATTCGGTGCGCGTGTGGCAGGAGCGGATGGCACGGTCGGCTAAGGGGTCCTGA
- a CDS encoding Ig-like domain-containing protein — MSRLPSVRFVVGALALLGAIACGGGDSPSGPKTPTPTPTPTPTVQSVVVSPATATLVAAGATTALTSDVRLSNGTSGSQAVTWSSSTPTVATVSTAGVVTAVASGTATITAAVGAVTGTATITVAIPFVQSITVTPATNTLASFGATTQVAAAVMMSNGVAGTQTPTWTSSNPAVATVTAGTVTAVSNGTTTITATVGTVSGTATVTVAQVVASVRLLPTDTVMKTAGPLRASALDARGNVIANAPIVWTAVNPGLATVSQTGAVTPLNPGVARMRVSSGAFQATSIVRSIANIVRLSDMTPLFEYTASAGQRRAYSEISQSNADARAILMGQVWSYLETVLPLSGSASTDMFFSTWPEIWLEVSPFCGGILFANQDVYQGCNSPTWTHWVVPSGTDFYHITRWLSRQFLLSSMTRVAEFPWFLGGYTQWLAGGSFQGAAITGSPLRASIQDFRTGDAQGFLVPIDTLVRTSNARFFENLPQRTPVAIRQAQSSLFLAYLNRDYPLVIPAILARIRATPGNAFTNDMLIAEIQDRTGRTLAQLEPAYLIYARSLQP; from the coding sequence ATGTCTCGACTTCCCTCTGTTCGCTTTGTTGTCGGTGCCCTCGCGCTATTGGGCGCTATTGCCTGCGGTGGCGGTGATTCGCCCAGCGGACCCAAAACGCCGACGCCGACTCCTACGCCAACGCCGACCGTGCAGTCGGTGGTCGTGTCTCCGGCTACGGCCACGCTCGTCGCCGCGGGCGCGACCACGGCACTCACCTCAGACGTCCGACTGTCGAATGGCACGTCGGGGTCGCAGGCGGTGACCTGGAGCTCCTCCACCCCAACCGTGGCGACGGTGTCGACGGCGGGCGTCGTAACGGCAGTCGCTTCCGGTACCGCGACGATCACCGCGGCGGTCGGCGCCGTGACCGGCACCGCGACGATTACCGTCGCCATTCCGTTCGTACAGTCCATCACGGTCACGCCAGCCACGAACACGCTCGCCTCCTTCGGTGCGACCACGCAGGTCGCAGCGGCCGTGATGATGTCCAACGGCGTCGCCGGCACCCAAACACCAACCTGGACGTCGTCAAATCCGGCGGTAGCGACGGTGACTGCGGGCACGGTGACGGCGGTGTCGAATGGCACGACCACGATCACGGCCACGGTTGGAACGGTCTCCGGTACAGCGACGGTCACGGTGGCGCAGGTCGTGGCGTCGGTGCGACTACTGCCGACTGACACGGTGATGAAGACGGCCGGTCCACTGCGTGCCAGCGCACTCGACGCGCGCGGCAACGTGATCGCCAATGCGCCGATCGTATGGACTGCGGTAAATCCCGGGCTTGCCACCGTGAGCCAGACCGGTGCCGTGACCCCACTCAACCCCGGCGTGGCGCGCATGCGCGTGAGTTCGGGCGCGTTTCAGGCCACATCCATCGTGCGCAGCATCGCGAACATCGTGCGCTTGAGCGACATGACGCCGCTGTTCGAGTACACGGCGTCGGCCGGACAGCGTCGTGCCTATTCCGAGATCAGCCAGAGCAATGCGGACGCGCGCGCCATTCTGATGGGGCAAGTCTGGAGCTACCTCGAAACCGTCCTTCCCTTGAGCGGCTCGGCTTCGACCGACATGTTCTTCAGCACGTGGCCGGAGATCTGGCTCGAGGTGTCCCCTTTCTGCGGCGGGATTCTGTTCGCCAATCAGGATGTCTATCAGGGCTGCAACTCACCGACGTGGACCCATTGGGTGGTCCCCTCGGGAACCGACTTCTACCACATCACGCGCTGGCTGTCGCGGCAGTTTCTGTTGTCGTCGATGACGCGCGTCGCGGAATTTCCGTGGTTCTTGGGCGGCTACACGCAGTGGCTGGCCGGCGGGTCGTTCCAAGGGGCGGCGATCACTGGCAGCCCGCTGCGAGCGAGTATCCAGGACTTCCGCACCGGCGACGCGCAGGGGTTCCTGGTGCCGATCGACACCCTCGTGCGGACCTCCAACGCTCGCTTTTTCGAGAACCTGCCGCAGCGCACCCCGGTGGCGATACGGCAGGCGCAGAGCAGCCTGTTCCTGGCGTATCTGAACCGCGACTATCCGCTCGTGATTCCCGCGATTCTGGCACGCATTCGCGCCACGCCGGGCAACGCGTTCACGAATGACATGCTGATCGCCGAGATCCAGGACCGGACCGGCCGCACGCTGGCGCAGCTCGAGCCCGCTTACTTGATCTACGCCAGAAGCCTGCAGCCGTAG
- a CDS encoding ECF-type sigma factor yields MSPAEPDVTLLLEEARLGAAGAADQLARAVYDTMHRIAVSALRQERDGHTLQPTELVDEAFVRLVNHRDTSWESRSHFYGVAANVTRRILVDHARRRARVKRDHGIQVTLDNALSDEGAGSLDLIALDQALMELETLAPRQGRVVELRFFAGLDIDATAEVLGTSRATVKRDWAFARAFLLQALSSIH; encoded by the coding sequence ATGTCACCGGCTGAACCCGACGTCACGCTGCTCCTGGAAGAGGCACGGCTCGGCGCCGCCGGCGCGGCGGATCAGCTTGCCCGTGCGGTCTACGACACCATGCACCGCATCGCCGTGAGTGCGTTGCGTCAGGAGCGCGACGGGCACACGCTGCAACCGACCGAGCTGGTGGACGAGGCCTTCGTTCGGCTGGTGAATCATCGCGACACCTCGTGGGAAAGTCGCTCACACTTTTACGGTGTCGCGGCAAATGTGACGCGCCGCATTCTGGTCGATCATGCGCGCCGCCGCGCCCGTGTGAAACGCGACCATGGCATACAGGTCACGCTGGACAACGCGTTGAGCGATGAGGGCGCCGGTTCGCTCGATTTGATCGCGCTGGATCAGGCGCTGATGGAACTCGAAACGCTCGCCCCTCGACAGGGGCGCGTCGTGGAGCTTCGCTTCTTCGCGGGTCTCGATATTGATGCCACGGCGGAGGTGCTGGGCACATCCCGCGCTACGGTGAAACGCGACTGGGCGTTCGCGCGCGCGTTTCTTCTGCAGGCGCTCTCGAGCATCCACTGA